From a region of the Phoenix dactylifera cultivar Barhee BC4 unplaced genomic scaffold, palm_55x_up_171113_PBpolish2nd_filt_p 002655F, whole genome shotgun sequence genome:
- the LOC120109743 gene encoding uncharacterized oxidoreductase At1g06690, chloroplastic-like, with translation VSTHVFYRKILHCNEVPDRKLKAAKAAFDASIDDGITFFDIAEVYGAAFMGAVNLQTLLESFIKERQQKESVEVAAATKLAALPWRFGRGSVLSSLKYSLSRLGLSAVDLYQLHWSACQASSCCYSLKIIRLQWIH, from the exons GTTTCAACTCATgttttttatagaaaaatctTACATTGCAATGAGGTGCCAGATCGGAAGCTGAAGGCAGCTAAGGCAGCTTTTGATGCAAGCATTGATGATGGCATAACCTTCTTTGATATAGCTGAAGTCTACGGTGCAGCA TTCATGGGAGCAGTGAATTTACAAACTTTACTTGAAAG CTTCATCAAGGAAAGGCAACAAAAAGAATCAGTTGAGGTAGCTGCGGCAACAAAACTTGCAGCTCTGCCTTGGAGGTTCGGTCGGGGGAGTGTCCTTTCTTCTCTCAAATATTCACTTTCTCGTCTTGGGCTTTCTGCAGTTGACCTCTACCAGCTTCATTGGTCTGCTTGTCAAGCCTCTTCCTGCTGCTATTCCTTGAAAATTATCCGACTACAGTG